GGTGTAAATGTGGTGGATGAAAGTAATCCGCAAAAATCATCGTTGTAGGCCAGCACTGCGCCGGTTGCGTCGTTGTAAACGGTAATCTGCGAATCAAATGAAGACGTGCTTGAGCAGGTTGTTACCGTGTAAGCTGCGCCAGCCTCCACAAACGCAAGCATATACTGCCCGGCCGTGATGGTTTGTCCGACAGGCACATTAATTGCCGTTGGTGTTAAATTTCCGGGCGCAAGTACGTTGTCATTTGCACATTGTGCATTCGTGTTTTTTGCCGCAAACACAAATGCAAGAAAAATGAGCAATCGTAAAATGTGTTTCATTTTGAGGGAATGTAAAGTTTGGGGGAATTGTTTTAACAAATGTAACGATTCAGGCTAATCAGCGCCGGTTGTTTTTACTTACTTTTAACACTTCCTGTTGATTAACTTATGTCGAAAAAGAAAAATTCAAACAGTAAAAAAAGCCCGGCTTTGGCAAAACAAGGCTTTGTGCGGCGCCACGGGTTTTCCCTTGCACTTCTGATTATTACGTTTATCGTTTTCGGCAACGGTATTTTCAATAAATATGCGCTCGATGATGAGTTTTACACGGCGGGCAGCAACAAGTACACCCAACAGGGAATAAAGGCCATTCCAAAAATTTTTACCACCCGCACATTTTACAACAACGACGGGTCGGGCTATTCGTACCGTCCGGTGGCGCTCACGTCTTTTGCCATTGAAATACAGCTGTTCGGCGAGCATCCGGAGGTAAGCCACTTTGTGAATGTGCTGCTCTATGCGTTCACCGTCATGTTATTGTTTGCATTGCTGCGGCGCTGGTTTCATGCGCAGGGCAACTGGTTTTCGTTTTTTATCGCCTTGCTTTTTCTTTTACATCCGCTGCACACAGAGGTGGTTGACAACATTAAATGCCGCGATGAGCTGCTGGCCATTTTGGCTGGTGTGGGCAGCACCTGGCTGTTGTGGCGGTTTATGGAAACCGGCAAGTGGTGGCTGGCGGTGTTATATCCGCTCACGTTTATGGCGGGCATGCTGGCAAAGGCCACAATCATGCCTTTCTATGTACTCATTCCTCTGGCGCTCTGGTTCTTCAGTGGCCGGAAATTCACACAAATTGCGCTCTATATGCTCCCGCTGGTAGCGGTGGCCGGACTGGTACTGCTCATTAAAAACGGCGTATTGCCGGAGTCGGTGAGAGAATACCAAACCTTTGAAAACCCGATTACCGGCGATACCGGTTTTGTGGCGCGCATGGCTACTGCTGCACATGTGCTTGGCCGCTACCTCTGGCTGCATATAGTGCCGCATCCGCTGGTGTATTATTACGGGCATAGTTATGTACCGCTGGCAACCTGGGCCGATCCGGTGGCCATTGCCGGTTTGCTCGTACATCTTGGTTTGCTGGCGCTCGGGCTGTGGCAGTTGCGTAAGCGCACTATTCTCAGCTTTGGTATCTTGTTTTACCTCGTTTCTGTTTTCTTCTATTCCAACCTCATTACCCCCGCTCCGGGGCTTATGGCCGAACGCTTTGCCTATATTGCCGTGTTGGGTTTTTGCATTGTGCTGGTATGGGGTGTTTTCAAACTGCTCAAACTTGCACCCGAACAATTTGCCTGGTCTGCAGCACACTCCTCGCGTGTGCGCATGGTGCTGCTGGGGCTTGGCGCGCTGTATGCGCTGCGCACAATGGTGCGCAACGAAGACTGGGAAGACAAACACTCGCTTTATGGCAACGATATGGAATACCTTTCCGAATCGGCAAAGGCAAACATGCTTTACGGCTCACTGCTTTCGGCCGACGGTGCGCGACTTGATTTTGAAGGCAAATCCTATATTGAAAACAGTCGCCGGTCGGGCAATATAAACGAGTTTAATGTGGGGAAAATGAAGCGCGACTCAGCCCGTACACTCTTTGCACAGGCACGCGATTATTACCGGCAGGCCACCGTAATTGCACCTAAGTATTACACCGCCTGGAGCAACTACGGCACTACGTATTATTTCCTCGGCGATTTTAAAAGTGCGGTGCCATTGTTCAGGCAGGCGCTTGTACACAAGCCCGATTATACCGAAGGCCTTTTTAACCTGGGCATGTCGTACGACAGTTTGCGTAAGCCTGACTCTGCCATGTATTTTCTGCGCAAGTGCATTGCCAGCGACTCGGCCTATTCGGCGGCTTACGATCCGCTTTCAAAACTTATGTTTGCGGCCGACAGCAAAGCCGAACCAAAGATTATGGCATTGCTCAACCGCGCGGTTGCCAACAACCCGAAATCAGAGCTGCCCTACACGGCCATGATGAACGTAAGCATGCTGAAGCGCGATACGGCTGCGGCTGTAGCCTTCATGGACAAAGCCGCCGAACTTAACCCAACCAATCAGATGCGCATGTATCAGCTTGCCATGTATTATCAGCAACACGGCAATGCCGAACGCGCCGCATACTGGCAAAACAAACTCTCCGAGTTTCAGCGCGAGTCGGGAAAACGCGCAGGGAAAAGACGCAGCGCAAATCAGTAACCTCAGGCCAGCCGCGATTGCAGCCAGATCGTGTAGTTGATTACGTCTTCTTCCGGACTGCGTTTGGCGGCATCAATAAACTTCTGAATGCTTCGCTGCAGCGGTTTGTCGCGGCGCACACTGCCTTGCAGTTTCATCATAGCGGTAATAATGTTCATGAGTTCCTGCTGGCGTTTTCCGCTTCGCGTATTCATAAGTGAAGCAAAATCTTTGCGGATCTGAGCCATGCGGCGCTCCAGAAAATCGAAGTCTTCAAGCTCAAAGCGGATAATCAGTTCGGCCACCTCAATCTTCATGCGCAGCTGCTCGTCGAGCGTGGGGTAGCCCTGCTCCATTTTAAGGCGGGTAAGGTGGCGAAGCGCCGTCTTGTAATCGGCCTTATCAAAATGCAATACCGATAAATTAAAGTAGATGAAAACAAGATAAAACGGCAACTTCTTGATCACAGCACTTTCCTTTGCCTCGTTGAGAATGGCAATGGCTTTGTCGCGGTCTTTTACCGAATAATTAATTACAAGAATATTGTAATAATACATCAGAAACTTGTCGTGCAGCAAACCGCCATACTCTTTCATTGCCGTTTGAAGCTGCGCGGCAGTAGCAAGCGACTCGTCGTACTTCTTGTTTTTATACTGGGCGTTGGCCAGATACGTAAGCTGCTGCAGCTTGGTATCGTGGTTGTTTCTGTTGTACAGTTTGGCAGTGGTAAATTCCTCAACGGTTTGCTGAAGGTATTTTTCGAGCGAAACGAAGTCGTTTTTCTGAAGCAGTACGCGGCTGAGCGAGTGATAAACCTTGAATCGCAGCTGCGTGCTGGTACGGCCGGCTTTACTGCGCGAGAATGCTGTTGCCTTTTTTCGCAACGTGTCAATCATTCGGTAATTTTGCTTCGAAAACCCTTGCGAAATACGCACGTTGTAAACCACCTCGGCCAGAATATCGTCTATCTCCTGAAGCTTGTTAAGCTGCTCCCGGTTCTGCCTGCGCCTGCGAATATATTCTGCCGGATTCTGCTCTGGCGTTTCCTGCGAAAAACGAATGTATTCGCCATATACCAGATCAAGCAGTTCAAGGCTGTCGAGTGCCAATGCCTTTCGTTCCGCACGCTGTAAATAATGCAATGCAACCGCTGGCTGCGTCCGACCCACAAACAAACGGGCCAGCGTAAGCAAATGCACCACTTGCCCGAATTCATTTTCATCAAGATACTGCAACGCCAGACTACGCCCCACATCGTCGAGCAACCGGTTTTTTAACCGGTACAGCGCATTCTTATCTTTACCCTTGTAAAGCTTTTGCTGTATGCGCGACTCCTCGTAGTTTTCGTGGTTGTGGCGTATATAATCAAACAGCTCAATATCTTTCCGGTCGTCGCTGGCGTTGGTGCGGCTCATGTATAGTTTCAGGTGGCGCACCTCCTCCTTGTTCATCGATCCGATAATCTGCTGTAATACCTGCATGGCTTGAACACGTAAGATTTCTCGAAAATTAGGTGTTTTATTTGAATATCCTCGCTTATTTTTGAACTTGTAATAGTTGTAATGCGTTTCGGCCTATGAGTATTCGATCCTTTTTATCTGTTGGTTCTGCCCGTTTGCTGGCTTTTGCCGGTTTACTATTTCTCCTGTGCGCCATGCCGCGTCAGATGCGTGCGCAGAATTTTATCGGCTTTTATCCCCCGGTGTTAATTGGTTTGCCCGATACCGTTTCTACCGGCGATTCAATTATTGCCGGGGCCGTGCTCGGAAACCTTAGCCCGCTGTTGTATAACGATACGCTTACCATTGCCGGATATGTTGATACGGGTAACGGTAACGTCAACTTTCTTTATCAGGTTTATCCGCAGGCAATCATTAACCCATTTGATACCGTTCCGATCATTTTTCAGTTTGCAATTCAGCATCCCTCACAACAGGGCGCTTTTCGTATCGGAGGCAATGTAATTGTAATCTGGCCCATTTTATCAGACCCGCAGTTTGATACCGGCGATTCGATTGTGGTTCCTGTGTTTGTGCTTGATGGAACCGGCATAAATGAAAATCCGCGCAGCAGACCTTTAGGAATAAAGTGCTTCCCCATACCCACACGCCAGCATCTGAACATTGAGGTGATTCCCGGCCACCCCTCTCCCGAATACATGCTCATACGCGACGTGCAGGGGCGTATAATTTACCAGTCGCCTTATGCGCCGCAGCCAGTAAATACAGAGCACTGGGAGTCGGGCATATATATCCTGGAATGTCGTTATGAAGACGGCAGCCGCAATTTTATCCGCATCATTCGTTAGAGAGAGAACCGGCCTGCACGATTGGCAAACACCGTGTACGGCCCTCTCTCGGCGAGTGTCCGGCTCTCTTCTGTTTCTAAGCCTCTTCCTTTTCTTTGCGCCGCGTATTTTACGCCCGTTTCTGTGTGCATCTCAGCAGGCAATGCCGTGTGAATACGATTAATGCGCCGCACTGTTTGGCCGTATTGTGTGCATAACATTAAATTTGGTATTCATCAATACCATTGCGCATGATGATACGCCTGCTCTTTGTCTTCGCATGTTCGGCAGCATTTCAGCTGCATGCACAGGTAAGTCCGTTTATTGCCACCACATGGAATCAGGTATGCTATTACAATGATTCGTGCCCCGCCGTTTCATCGGGCGGGGCGTGCGGAAAAGCATACACCGGCTGCAACGCCACAGCCATGGCAATGATTTGTAAGTATTATGCGTATCCGGCAACGGGCTTCGGCTCGCATTGCAACAGCAACCTGCCTTCGCAGTGTGTGAATTTTGCGGCACAGAACTACAATTATGCCGCCATGCCCAACAACGTAACCGGCCCAAATGCCGATGTGGCACAGCTAATGGCACATCTCGGCGCCGCTTGCGATATGCAGTACAGCGGAATCAGCTCAAACTCATTTTTCGGCTCCGAAGTATTGAAACGCTATTACCGCTATTCGCCACGCCTGTATTCTTCGGCCACATTTCTGTTTAATACCACACAGGAACTTATTGATGCGATTAAACTTGAACTCGATGCCGGCCGGCCGGTTTACTGCAAAGGCGGAAATCATTTTTACCTCATCGACGGCTATAATTCCTCCAGCCAGTTTCATGTAAACTTTGGCTGGGGCGGACTTTACAACGGTTATTATGCCATTACCAGCGTAACAAATGCACAAGGTAATTTCACGCCGTCAAATTTTATGTTCATGATCCGTCCGCTTGCCGGCGATCTTGAAACCGCCGCCGATACAATTACGGTAACCGCAGGCGCTCCGCTTACTACGCTGGAATTCTCCTCTACTCTGCCGTGGACAATCACTACATCTGTTTCGTGGATTACGCCTGCTCTTACATCGGGCAGTGCGGGTTACTTTTCCTATTCAGACGGAAGCACATTTACCCCGCAGGTAAATAATGGCGCTGTGCGTTATGGCTACATCTACGTGCAGAATGCGAACGATACCGACACCGTTGTAATTAAACAGGAGGCCTCACCACTCACGGCAGCTCCCGATACGCTCAGCTACACGGCATCAGGCGGCACACTTGTTTCAAACATTACGTACTTCAGCTGGGGCGGCTGGACAACCAGCAATCCGTTTGCGTGGATTACTGTATCTCCTGCATCGGGCACAGGAAATGCAACGCCATCAATTACCTGTTCACTCAATGTGCTGCCCGCACCGCGAAACGGCTACGTGGTTGTAAACGCCGGCATTTACAGCGATACCATTTTTGTGTGGCAGGACGGCAGTATCACTACAGCATTATCACAAACCGAATCACCTTCATCTTTCACGCTTTATCCAAACCCCGCAAATAGCGAAGTAACCATACAACGACCTGAAAACACCAGGGCCACGCTGTTTGTACGCGATCTTGCCGGGCGCGAAGTGTATATGCGTACTGTTTCCGGAAATGTGATCGTACTTGACATCAGCCCGCTTCCGCGAGGGGTTTATCTGCTTGAATTACGGAATGAGGAAGGACGGGGAATGACAAAACTTGTGGTGGAATAAGAGGCTGTTTAAATTCCATCTTTCAGCGCATGTTAGTGCCTGTCAGGCAAACACCGTACTGAAATCTTTTTTTTGCCGCGTGGCGGGATTGAGCTGCTGCTGCCAGAAAGCCTTTGTGGATGAAATGCGGCAGCGCAATGCACCGGCACCGGGCCTCACCGTAACCGTATTGTTTATGCCCATGAGTTTCATTTCTTCGGAAGAAATAAACCATGAAAGTGCGGGGCGAAACAACGCTGCTGCCAGGCTAAAAATGTAGTGGTTGAGCGTGTGCGTATGCACGCCCGCCATGCGCAGCAACTGCCCGAAATTATACACGTCTTTACCGCCTGCTTCTACAATGCGCTGCGCGGGTTCAGTGCTGATGATTTCGGCCACAAGGGTTGCAAAATCGTCGGCGGCGAGGGGTTGTACTTTTGTGCGCAGCACGGTGCCCGGCAGCCAGATGTGTTTGCCCAGCAGCTGCGCCGCTTTACGTAGTGTACGTATGCGCTGCACCAGCACGGTGCCGGGCGTACACAGTATCGACGGCCGTATCACCCAGGTACGTTCCTGCCCCAAAATCACAGCATCGGCAAGCGCCTTGCTGCGCAGAAACGCGGAGGGGTTAGTTCCGTCGGCACCCAATGCCGATACCTGAATGATGGCCGGGTTTCCCATTGCCGCCCGGTTTTGCAATATGGCCAGCGAGGTGCCGCCGTGTACATGAAGCAATTCTTTCTCGCTGCCACGCAGTGCACCAATACAATTGATAATTACATCCACCGGCCCCAGCCTCCACGGCTGCCGGTGTATGTCGAATATCACTGAATGCGCACGGCCACCTGCGCCCACACCTTCGAAGTGAAAATGTGCAGCGCGCACAGCGCCTATAATTTCGGCCTGGGGAAAATGTGTTTGCAGTTTGCAAAACAGGATGCGGCCGGCCTGACCGTTTGCGCCCAGAATCAGGATGCGCAACGGATTTCGCTTGCGGGTAGCCATGTGTAATCTATTTTTTGATCTACTACAAACGCACCCGCAAACCGGGCCGTTTCAAAGAAATTGGTTTCAAACAAATAGCCTTCGGCCGGGCGTATGGGCCAGCGTTCACGCAGGATACGCACCATTTGCACACGTCCGTTGTTTACCGAATAAGCGCGGTCAATGGTGGCAATGGTCTGGCGCAGTTCTTCGTTATCGTTTCCGCTGTGTGCCGTGTCAATAGCCCAGTTCAGAAATTTATCGCCGCTGCGCAACTCAAGCATGTTTTGGATAACATTGATTTTTGCCGGCGAGAAACGATAGTGTGTAAGCAGATTGCCGCCGGTTTTCATGAGCGGCTTATCGGTAAACGACTCGAGAAAATACACACCCTTTGCTTCGCCGCCATTGAGTTCCGAATCGTCTATCAGCAAACGAAAACCGGCGTGGTAGTAATTGAAGTCGAGCGCCTGCGGCATAAACGACGCGCGCATGTGTTGCAGGCTTACATTAATCATTGAAACAAGCGCACGGCCATTAAACAGCCGCAGTTTGAGCGGAGCAGGAAGACGATGCTGCACTTCGGCTGCATCCACATAAAAATTGATGAGGCGGATCTGATGCAGTTGTCCGCTGAAGGTGATGGGAATGTTTCGCAAGAGGTTCATACGCTGTAAATGAAGTGGATGTAATAATATGTAGTTGCGGCAGCCGAGCTCAGCAGAAGCGCAGCCCAAAGCACTGTCCAGCGTTGCGAAAGGCCCAGCAGCGCAGCACGGCGTATATGTCCGCGAAGCATAATGCTGCTGCTGGCAGCTATGCAAACGACAATGGCAACGAGGCCGGAACCCGGTGCGGCAAACAGCCATGCAATGCCGGGCAGCAGCACCAGCACGCCAAGCAGTTGCAGCATGGCTAAGTGGCCCCAGTAGTCCCACACGCTGCGGCGCAGGCTGGCGAGAGCGGCTGTCATTTGGAGTATCCAGCCTGCGCCGCAGGCAAACAGCGCGGCAGGCACAGTGTGTGTGGTATTTTGGCCGAGTGCATGCGCAAGACCCGCTCCCAGCGCCGCAGTAATCAACACCGCCGCGCACACGCAAAACACAATAAAGCGCGCCCGGCTCTGCAGCCTGAATTGCGGCGCACAGCTGTGTGCCAGCGTAGCATAACGGCGGGCCAGAATAATGCGGCGGTTGTCGGAAATGAATGAATACACGCGGCCGGCCATCCAACGCATCAGGCCTTTGGCAAACACACGCTGCAGCAGCGGCCAGCGGCGGCCCAGCAGATGCAGCAAAGCATCCACACCGTAAATGGTTGTGCCGCCGTTTACATCCACCAGCGGAATTTCGTTGCCCTGCCGCTGGTTGTCAACCCGGCACATAAACGATTCATTGTGCAATGAGGAAAACGTGCGGCGCTCATCGGCCTGTAAAATGCCCGCTTTGATGAATGCCGAAGAATAAGCCTCACAAAGCGGGCACTCGGCATCGTAGAGCAGAATTTTCTTTGCGGTGTTCATGGCTTAGTATTTTACCGTTTGCTGCTGTGCGTAGTACTGCTGGTAGTAATTGTTCCATGCCTGCGCGTTTTCCCATGCCTGCCGCGCCATTTCGTTTTGATAGGCAATCCAGAGCTGCGCCTGATACTGGCCGCCAAATTGCTGCTGCATGTAACTGGTTTGCTGAAATTGCTGCAGGCGGCTGTTGCTGTCGGTAAGCGATACAATGAAGTAGCAAAGCATTACCGCCAGCAAGCCAAGCATAACGCGATACGTGATGCCGATTTCGCCGGCAAAAAGCAACCAGATTGTAGCCACAGCTCCAATACCGGCAAAAATCCAGTAGAGTATATAAAACACAGTGTATCCGCCTTTTTTACCGTTTGCCGCCCGGTCAATAGAACTTATAAGCTGGGTAACCAGCAGGCCAAGCATGGTAAACAACGCTAAAGGCGAAAGAATAACCGTGAGCATGAAAAACAAAGAGAGAAACAGCAGCACGGCCTGCAGCGTGTTTTCTATGGTGGTTTGTGCGGTTTTCATGGCTTTGGGTTTTATA
This DNA window, taken from Bacteroidota bacterium, encodes the following:
- a CDS encoding DUF393 domain-containing protein; translation: MNTAKKILLYDAECPLCEAYSSAFIKAGILQADERRTFSSLHNESFMCRVDNQRQGNEIPLVDVNGGTTIYGVDALLHLLGRRWPLLQRVFAKGLMRWMAGRVYSFISDNRRIILARRYATLAHSCAPQFRLQSRARFIVFCVCAAVLITAALGAGLAHALGQNTTHTVPAALFACGAGWILQMTAALASLRRSVWDYWGHLAMLQLLGVLVLLPGIAWLFAAPGSGLVAIVVCIAASSSIMLRGHIRRAALLGLSQRWTVLWAALLLSSAAATTYYYIHFIYSV
- a CDS encoding T9SS type A sorting domain-containing protein — translated: MSIRSFLSVGSARLLAFAGLLFLLCAMPRQMRAQNFIGFYPPVLIGLPDTVSTGDSIIAGAVLGNLSPLLYNDTLTIAGYVDTGNGNVNFLYQVYPQAIINPFDTVPIIFQFAIQHPSQQGAFRIGGNVIVIWPILSDPQFDTGDSIVVPVFVLDGTGINENPRSRPLGIKCFPIPTRQHLNIEVIPGHPSPEYMLIRDVQGRIIYQSPYAPQPVNTEHWESGIYILECRYEDGSRNFIRIIR
- a CDS encoding C10 family peptidase; this translates as MMIRLLFVFACSAAFQLHAQVSPFIATTWNQVCYYNDSCPAVSSGGACGKAYTGCNATAMAMICKYYAYPATGFGSHCNSNLPSQCVNFAAQNYNYAAMPNNVTGPNADVAQLMAHLGAACDMQYSGISSNSFFGSEVLKRYYRYSPRLYSSATFLFNTTQELIDAIKLELDAGRPVYCKGGNHFYLIDGYNSSSQFHVNFGWGGLYNGYYAITSVTNAQGNFTPSNFMFMIRPLAGDLETAADTITVTAGAPLTTLEFSSTLPWTITTSVSWITPALTSGSAGYFSYSDGSTFTPQVNNGAVRYGYIYVQNANDTDTVVIKQEASPLTAAPDTLSYTASGGTLVSNITYFSWGGWTTSNPFAWITVSPASGTGNATPSITCSLNVLPAPRNGYVVVNAGIYSDTIFVWQDGSITTALSQTESPSSFTLYPNPANSEVTIQRPENTRATLFVRDLAGREVYMRTVSGNVIVLDISPLPRGVYLLELRNEEGRGMTKLVVE
- a CDS encoding DUF2071 domain-containing protein, whose product is MNLLRNIPITFSGQLHQIRLINFYVDAAEVQHRLPAPLKLRLFNGRALVSMINVSLQHMRASFMPQALDFNYYHAGFRLLIDDSELNGGEAKGVYFLESFTDKPLMKTGGNLLTHYRFSPAKINVIQNMLELRSGDKFLNWAIDTAHSGNDNEELRQTIATIDRAYSVNNGRVQMVRILRERWPIRPAEGYLFETNFFETARFAGAFVVDQKIDYTWLPASEIRCAS